From the genome of Pukyongia salina, one region includes:
- a CDS encoding queuosine precursor transporter produces the protein MAKLTLKDRLLAQRIYLILGALFIASLVVSNLIFQKFFSFDFFGIYTFELSVGILPYPITFLITDIISEVYGKRKANQVVTAGIFASVFSMGIIYVSSAVTATEWSPVSDALFDKVFGATVVAVFASMMAYLLAQYIDISIFHFWKRLTRGKHLWLRNNFSTFLSQFVDTFTVLVLLCSFGKIEWHLFAGLLLSGFLFKVLVAAADTPFLYAAVYVLRRRFGLKVGEEIDLEKEEIK, from the coding sequence GTGGCGAAACTCACTCTTAAAGACAGACTACTGGCACAACGTATATACCTCATTTTGGGGGCTTTGTTTATAGCGTCCCTGGTAGTATCAAACCTTATCTTTCAGAAGTTCTTTTCGTTCGATTTCTTCGGAATTTACACTTTCGAACTTTCTGTAGGCATACTGCCATATCCTATAACCTTTCTTATTACCGATATAATAAGCGAGGTTTACGGAAAACGGAAGGCCAACCAGGTTGTAACCGCCGGGATCTTCGCCTCCGTGTTTTCAATGGGTATTATATACGTCTCGAGTGCGGTAACGGCCACCGAATGGAGTCCGGTTAGCGATGCCCTGTTCGATAAGGTATTTGGAGCCACCGTCGTTGCAGTATTTGCCTCAATGATGGCGTATTTACTGGCTCAATACATAGACATTTCGATCTTCCATTTTTGGAAGCGACTCACCAGGGGAAAGCATCTGTGGTTGCGAAATAACTTCTCAACCTTTTTGTCTCAGTTTGTAGACACCTTTACTGTTCTGGTACTACTGTGCAGTTTCGGAAAGATAGAATGGCATCTCTTTGCAGGCTTGCTGTTGAGTGGATTTCTCTTTAAGGTATTGGTCGCCGCAGCAGACACACCATTTTTATACGCAGCGGTCTATGTTTTACGAAGACGCTTTGGATTGAAAGTTGGTGAAGAAATTGACCTTGAAAAAGAAGAAATAAAATGA
- a CDS encoding GH3 auxin-responsive promoter family protein gives MPIPIVNSIASWFLKKRFHQIELFLKYPVEVQEELLHNLLLKAKTTEIGIQYDFGSIKSYREFTERVPITTYEENEARIERARRGESNIFWPKPIKWFAKSSGTTNAKSKFIPVSQESLENCHYAASKDLLCMYLNNNPDSQLFLGKGLRLGGSKELYEENGTVFGDLSAILIDNMPFWAEFSSTPSNEISLMANWEVKMQAIVNETIKENVTSLAGVPSWMLVLLNNVMESTGAKDLFEIWPNLEVYFHGGVSFEPYLDQYRKLLPRDDFKYYEIYNASEGFFAIQDQNHSNDLLLMLDYGIFYEFIPMSTYGTPEQKVIPLSEVEKDENYAIVISTNAGLWRYKIGDTVRFTSVSPYRIRVTGRTKHHINVFGEELIIENAETALRKVSKLTQTEIVDYTVAPIFMKGREKGAHEWIIEFKTPPKDFETFTMLLDKSLQEVNSDYEAKRFNNTTLNAPKVHCGREKLFYDWLKKNNKLGGQHKVPRLSNSREYIEELLSLNN, from the coding sequence ATGCCAATACCGATAGTTAATTCCATCGCTTCATGGTTTCTGAAGAAACGGTTTCACCAGATCGAACTCTTCCTGAAATACCCTGTTGAAGTGCAGGAAGAATTGCTTCACAATTTATTGCTGAAGGCAAAGACCACCGAGATCGGAATTCAGTACGATTTTGGGTCCATAAAAAGCTATAGGGAATTTACCGAAAGAGTACCTATCACTACTTACGAAGAAAATGAAGCCCGAATTGAACGGGCACGACGAGGAGAAAGCAATATTTTCTGGCCCAAACCCATTAAATGGTTTGCCAAATCCAGTGGAACCACGAATGCCAAAAGTAAGTTTATCCCTGTAAGCCAGGAGTCCCTCGAAAATTGTCATTATGCCGCGAGTAAGGACCTTCTCTGTATGTACCTAAATAATAATCCCGATTCTCAGCTTTTTTTAGGTAAAGGCCTGCGATTGGGGGGCAGTAAAGAGCTCTATGAAGAAAATGGTACTGTTTTCGGGGATCTTAGCGCCATCCTTATAGATAACATGCCCTTTTGGGCAGAATTCAGCAGTACTCCCAGCAATGAGATATCGCTAATGGCAAACTGGGAGGTTAAGATGCAAGCTATCGTTAACGAGACCATAAAGGAGAATGTTACCAGCTTGGCCGGAGTTCCTTCCTGGATGCTTGTTTTACTGAATAATGTAATGGAGTCTACCGGAGCGAAAGATCTCTTCGAGATCTGGCCGAATTTGGAAGTGTATTTTCATGGAGGCGTAAGTTTCGAGCCCTATTTAGATCAATATCGTAAGCTTTTACCTCGTGACGACTTCAAATATTATGAGATCTATAATGCTTCTGAAGGATTTTTCGCTATCCAGGACCAGAATCACAGTAACGATCTATTGCTTATGCTTGATTACGGAATTTTCTACGAATTCATTCCAATGAGTACGTACGGCACGCCTGAGCAGAAAGTGATCCCGTTGAGCGAGGTGGAAAAGGATGAGAATTACGCGATCGTTATCTCCACAAATGCCGGCTTATGGCGTTATAAGATTGGCGATACCGTACGATTTACTTCGGTGAGTCCGTATAGAATACGTGTAACCGGCAGAACCAAGCATCACATAAACGTGTTTGGGGAAGAGCTTATCATTGAAAATGCAGAAACTGCCTTGCGCAAAGTGTCGAAACTCACTCAAACCGAGATTGTGGACTATACTGTGGCGCCTATTTTTATGAAGGGCCGAGAGAAAGGTGCGCATGAGTGGATCATAGAATTTAAGACCCCTCCTAAGGATTTCGAAACTTTTACCATGCTGCTTGATAAGTCACTGCAGGAAGTAAATAGCGATTACGAAGCCAAAAGGTTTAATAATACCACCTTAAATGCACCAAAGGTTCATTGTGGTAGGGAGAAACTGTTCTACGACTGGTTAAAGAAGAATAACAAACTGGGGGGACAGCATAAAGTTCCAAGGCTGTCTAATTCGCGAGAATATATAGAAGAATTACTTTCGTTAAATAACTGA
- the mutS gene encoding DNA mismatch repair protein MutS: MAKKVTPLMGQYNGIKAKYPDALLLFRVGDFYETFGEDAVKAAGILNITLTARNNGGDMTELAGFPHHSLHTYLPKLVMAGCRVAICDQLEDPKQTKKIVKRGVTELVTPGVAFNDDILQSKSNNFLAAVYFGNISIGVSFLDVSTGEFLTSEGNSEYVDKLLQNFKPSEILFSKQKRRQFSETFGDNFHTFYLEDWVFQQDYARETLQKQFGTASLKGFGVEELESGIIAAGAALHYLGETRHDKLGHITKINRIAEDAYVWMDKFTIRNLELYHSHQENAVTLLDVIDKTISPMGGRMIKRWLALPLKDQEKIMERHEVVSFLIDHPEILDKFQMHTKRIGDLERLVSKTATAKINPREVIQLKNSLEAVVAVKALAIHSENNALKLIGEQLNDCPALREKIKETLFEEAPVNILKGNVIAAGVSTELDELRSIATGGKDYLDAMLEREAARTGIGSLKIASNNVFGYYIEVRNTHKDKVPEDWIRKQTLVSAERYITEELKEYEAKILGAEEKILLLEQQLFQNLLDWMQQFIGTVQHTAGLIARLDCLSSFATQAKLHNYTRPLLDESFDLDIKDGRHPVIEQQLPPDSPFIANDVFLDRDNQQIIMITGPNMSGKSAILRQTALIVLLAQMGSFVPAAAVRMGCVDKIFTRVGASDNISMGESTFMVEMNETASILNNISERSLVLLDEIGRGTSTYDGISIAWAISEYLHEHPSRAKTLFATHYHELNEMTETFERIKNYNVSVKELKDNVLFLRKLVPGGSHHSFGIHVAKMAGMPQQVLHRANRMLKRLEKSHASEELTDEIRKVSKEEMQLSFFKLDDPLLEELREEILDIDIDTLTPVEALMKLNEIKRMLQRNASMRSKK, encoded by the coding sequence ATGGCGAAGAAAGTCACACCATTAATGGGTCAATATAACGGCATCAAGGCGAAATATCCCGATGCCTTGCTATTGTTTCGTGTGGGCGATTTCTACGAGACCTTTGGAGAAGATGCTGTAAAGGCTGCCGGGATATTGAATATCACTCTCACTGCCAGGAACAATGGTGGTGATATGACCGAACTGGCCGGATTTCCACATCATTCGTTACATACCTATCTGCCAAAGTTAGTGATGGCCGGTTGCAGGGTTGCCATTTGCGATCAGTTGGAAGACCCAAAACAAACCAAGAAGATCGTGAAACGCGGGGTTACCGAGCTGGTTACTCCGGGGGTGGCATTTAATGATGATATCCTCCAAAGTAAATCTAATAATTTCCTGGCTGCAGTGTACTTCGGAAATATATCGATTGGAGTTTCCTTTCTGGACGTTTCCACTGGTGAATTTTTAACTTCTGAAGGGAATTCGGAGTATGTAGATAAGCTACTTCAGAATTTCAAACCTTCCGAAATACTTTTCAGCAAACAAAAACGACGTCAGTTCAGTGAAACTTTCGGAGATAACTTTCACACTTTTTATTTAGAAGACTGGGTTTTTCAGCAAGACTATGCCCGGGAAACACTTCAGAAACAATTCGGAACTGCCAGCCTGAAAGGGTTTGGAGTGGAGGAGCTTGAAAGTGGAATTATCGCTGCTGGAGCCGCTTTGCATTATCTGGGTGAGACCCGACACGATAAACTGGGGCATATTACCAAGATTAACCGTATTGCCGAAGATGCCTATGTTTGGATGGATAAGTTCACCATCCGTAACCTGGAGCTATATCATTCGCATCAGGAGAATGCAGTAACTCTGCTGGATGTAATCGATAAGACCATTTCTCCAATGGGAGGAAGGATGATAAAGCGGTGGCTCGCCTTGCCGTTGAAGGATCAGGAGAAGATCATGGAGCGGCATGAAGTGGTAAGCTTTTTAATAGATCATCCCGAAATTTTGGATAAATTTCAGATGCATACCAAGCGCATTGGGGATCTGGAACGGCTGGTTTCTAAGACCGCAACCGCGAAGATTAATCCGAGGGAAGTGATACAACTCAAGAACTCTCTGGAGGCTGTTGTCGCGGTCAAGGCCTTGGCAATTCATTCAGAAAATAATGCTCTAAAACTTATAGGGGAACAGCTTAATGATTGTCCGGCGCTACGTGAAAAAATTAAGGAGACCTTGTTCGAAGAGGCGCCCGTAAATATTTTAAAGGGAAATGTTATTGCGGCGGGAGTTTCTACCGAGCTTGACGAATTGCGGTCTATAGCCACTGGAGGAAAAGATTACCTGGATGCAATGTTAGAGAGGGAAGCTGCCAGAACGGGGATCGGTAGCCTGAAGATCGCGTCCAACAATGTGTTTGGTTATTATATTGAGGTAAGGAATACCCATAAGGACAAGGTGCCTGAAGATTGGATTAGGAAGCAAACCCTGGTAAGTGCAGAGCGCTACATTACAGAAGAGCTAAAGGAGTACGAGGCCAAGATCCTTGGGGCTGAAGAAAAGATCCTTTTGCTGGAGCAGCAGTTATTTCAGAATTTACTGGATTGGATGCAACAATTTATAGGGACCGTGCAGCATACTGCCGGCCTTATCGCCAGGCTGGATTGTCTGTCTTCTTTTGCTACCCAGGCAAAATTGCACAACTATACCCGACCGCTGCTGGACGAAAGTTTCGATCTCGACATAAAAGATGGTCGGCATCCTGTGATCGAGCAGCAACTCCCTCCGGATTCGCCGTTTATTGCTAATGACGTTTTCTTAGACCGTGACAACCAGCAGATCATCATGATCACCGGGCCCAATATGAGTGGTAAATCGGCTATACTGCGCCAAACCGCCCTCATCGTGTTGCTGGCACAGATGGGAAGTTTTGTTCCGGCCGCTGCTGTGCGGATGGGTTGTGTGGATAAGATATTTACCAGGGTAGGGGCCAGCGATAATATTTCGATGGGGGAGTCTACCTTTATGGTTGAAATGAATGAAACCGCCAGTATCCTTAATAATATTTCTGAAAGAAGCCTGGTGCTTCTGGATGAGATTGGGCGGGGGACGAGTACGTACGACGGGATATCGATAGCCTGGGCGATAAGTGAATATTTACATGAACATCCATCCAGGGCAAAAACGCTATTCGCAACCCATTATCACGAATTAAATGAAATGACCGAAACCTTCGAGCGTATAAAGAATTATAATGTTTCGGTAAAAGAGTTGAAGGATAATGTATTATTTCTTCGGAAGTTGGTACCGGGAGGGTCGCATCATAGCTTCGGAATTCATGTGGCCAAAATGGCCGGTATGCCTCAACAGGTGCTACACCGGGCCAACCGAATGTTGAAAAGGCTGGAGAAATCACATGCCTCTGAAGAACTAACGGATGAGATCCGTAAAGTTTCCAAAGAGGAAATGCAGTTAAGTTTCTTTAAGCTTGACGATCCGCTACTGGAAGAATTGCGTGAAGAGATCCTCGATATAGATATAGACACGCTTACCCCGGTGGAAGCCTTAATGAAACTCAATGAGATCAAGCGGATGTTACAACGGAATGCTTCGATGCGGTCTAAGAAATAA
- a CDS encoding RNA methyltransferase — MKHRKLKNSELNRLSPHQYKQAEKSPIIIILDNIRSLNNIGSVFRTSDAFLIRKIYLCGITATPPHKDIQKTALGATESVNWEYRKNTLDLVKELQQEEIKVIAIEQAEDAVLLNELEVKAGETYAVIFGNEVKGVQQDVVSACDTVVEIPQYGTKHSLNIAVSAGVVIWDLFSKIHS; from the coding sequence ATGAAACACCGTAAATTAAAGAATAGCGAACTCAACAGATTATCACCCCACCAGTATAAGCAAGCGGAGAAGTCGCCCATTATTATCATTCTGGATAATATTAGGAGCTTAAACAATATTGGATCGGTATTTCGAACTTCCGATGCATTTTTGATAAGGAAGATCTACCTCTGCGGAATAACCGCCACCCCTCCGCATAAGGATATTCAAAAAACCGCATTGGGAGCAACAGAGAGTGTAAACTGGGAATACCGGAAAAACACCCTGGATCTGGTGAAGGAACTTCAGCAGGAAGAAATAAAAGTTATCGCGATCGAACAGGCAGAGGACGCGGTACTGCTTAACGAACTTGAAGTAAAAGCCGGAGAGACTTATGCGGTGATCTTTGGTAATGAAGTAAAGGGCGTACAGCAGGATGTGGTATCGGCCTGTGATACGGTGGTAGAGATCCCACAGTATGGAACCAAACATTCACTCAATATCGCAGTTAGCGCGGGGGTGGTGATCTGGGATCTTTTCTCGAAAATCCACAGCTAA
- the folK gene encoding 2-amino-4-hydroxy-6-hydroxymethyldihydropteridine diphosphokinase, with translation MSKPLQHVYLSLGSNMGNKFEYLQQAVNSIFEEIGAIEKISSVFKTPALGFEGDDFLNCALRVKTNMSPNKLLEAVLRIEKSQGRERNSSSNYSSRPIDIDILFVEDLVKKTKKLCIPHPQLHNRRFVLQPMAELNPTFEHPSLKKNMIRLLAETEDKSVIEKQSKWLRNPKQDYDLAKYNYIAIEGNIGVGKTSLASKLAEDFNAKLILERFQENPFLPKFYEDPSRYAFPLEMSFLADRYQQLLEDITQFDLFKDCVVADYDVYKSLIFAKVTLAEEEFSLYKKLFHIMHKELPKPDVYVYLYQKTDRLLDNIKKRGRSYEKSIKEEYLKKIHDGYFEFIKSQHDSNIRIIDISEKDFVRNRKDYLGIIKEMLG, from the coding sequence TTGAGCAAACCGCTTCAACATGTATACCTGTCTTTAGGCAGTAATATGGGCAATAAGTTTGAATATTTGCAGCAAGCGGTGAATTCTATTTTCGAAGAAATAGGGGCCATAGAAAAGATCTCATCGGTATTTAAAACTCCCGCGTTGGGATTTGAAGGTGACGATTTTCTAAATTGTGCTCTCCGTGTAAAAACAAATATGTCGCCCAACAAGCTCCTTGAAGCCGTACTTAGGATAGAAAAATCTCAGGGGCGGGAACGAAACTCATCTTCAAATTATTCATCCCGGCCTATCGATATCGACATCCTGTTTGTGGAAGACCTTGTGAAAAAAACCAAGAAGCTCTGCATACCCCATCCCCAATTACACAATAGACGTTTTGTTTTGCAGCCCATGGCCGAATTGAACCCCACTTTCGAGCATCCGTCACTAAAAAAGAATATGATCAGGCTTTTGGCAGAAACCGAAGATAAGAGTGTGATCGAGAAACAATCGAAATGGCTTCGAAACCCTAAACAGGACTACGACCTGGCCAAATACAATTATATTGCCATAGAAGGAAATATAGGAGTTGGGAAGACAAGCCTGGCATCGAAACTGGCAGAAGATTTCAACGCAAAACTCATCCTCGAACGATTTCAGGAGAACCCTTTCCTGCCAAAATTCTATGAAGATCCGTCTCGCTATGCATTTCCCTTGGAAATGTCTTTCCTGGCAGACCGCTACCAGCAGCTATTGGAGGATATCACGCAATTCGATCTGTTCAAGGATTGTGTGGTGGCAGATTATGATGTCTATAAATCCCTCATTTTTGCCAAGGTCACCCTGGCTGAAGAAGAATTCAGTTTGTACAAAAAACTATTCCACATCATGCACAAAGAATTGCCCAAGCCCGATGTTTATGTATATCTGTATCAGAAAACAGATCGTTTACTCGATAATATAAAGAAACGTGGTCGCAGCTATGAAAAGAGCATCAAAGAAGAGTATTTGAAAAAGATCCACGATGGATATTTCGAATTCATAAAATCCCAGCACGACAGTAATATCCGCATTATAGATATATCCGAAAAAGATTTTGTGCGGAACCGAAAGGATTATCTGGGTATCATTAAAGAAATGCTCGGTTAA
- a CDS encoding AsmA-like C-terminal region-containing protein, which produces MKKILKITGVLLGLIVLVLLLAPFLFKGTLENLLKKNLNNNLNAVVEWESMDLSLFSSFPDAAVKIKNFSVVNYAPFVGDTLASGKQITLDMGITQLFKSSNDAIVINALGLDDARVNIVVDSLGRANYDITKTKDPSEENTETTEGFTFNLQGYQINNTEINYMDELSKTYLSLTEVNHSGNGDFSLAQSKLDTDTDAVVSLKIGEVSYLTNNIISLDALIQMDLESQKYTFLENEARVNELPLTFDGFVQVNEDNTEMDLSFKTPSSDFRNFLAVMPREYVKDLEGVATTGDFSVKGMLKGKVDDDHIPMMDIAVRSSNASFKYPDLPKAVRNISIDAQLKNDTGLAEDTYLNIGGLTFKIDDEIFSANGSIRNLTKNALVNMAMKGTLDLSKIDQVLPVELDQQLSGVFKADVRTNFDMASIENEQYQSIQTYGTASLSDFSYKDPDFKNEIKIETVSMDLSPGNIQLNEMKGSTGETDISATGTIQNLVPWIMAKQDLKGRFNVKSNTFNLNDFKSADTETASTSGKSAITTESDEQIKIPDFLDATLDFTAMKVIYDDITLNNASGTVSIKEETANLNNVKSDLFGGNAALSGNVSTRSKTPTFTMDLDLSKINISESFRKLELLKYLAPIANALDGDLNTRIQLKGVLNDNLTPDLKSLAGNAAAQILTAELSTERTPVLARLGEKAPFLQLDKLSLRDLSTAFTFNNGKIEVKPFSFDVKGVEVTASGSHSLDKSMSYTLDMQVPARYLGSDVTQLLSKLDPADANNMTVNIPVGVSGTVTSPNISVNMQSAVTQLTNKLIEKQKQELKNKGTDILKDLLGGGNSNSNTQGNNSDPKDPKKTDPVTTDPEKVVKGLLGDLLKGTKKKDSVNN; this is translated from the coding sequence ATGAAAAAAATATTAAAAATAACAGGAGTATTACTAGGGCTCATTGTCCTTGTTTTATTGCTTGCTCCATTCCTATTTAAAGGGACCCTGGAAAACCTACTCAAAAAGAATCTCAACAATAACCTGAACGCAGTCGTGGAATGGGAATCTATGGATCTTAGTTTGTTTAGCAGTTTTCCCGATGCCGCGGTAAAGATCAAGAATTTCAGTGTGGTTAATTATGCTCCTTTTGTAGGAGATACTCTGGCCAGCGGGAAACAGATCACTCTGGATATGGGTATAACTCAATTGTTCAAATCCAGTAACGACGCCATAGTGATCAATGCCCTCGGGCTGGATGACGCACGAGTGAATATTGTAGTGGATTCTCTGGGGCGGGCCAACTACGACATCACCAAGACAAAGGACCCTTCCGAAGAAAACACAGAAACAACAGAAGGGTTTACATTTAACCTTCAGGGTTATCAAATAAACAATACCGAAATTAACTACATGGATGAGCTTAGTAAGACCTATTTAAGTCTTACCGAGGTAAATCACAGTGGGAATGGTGATTTCTCACTGGCTCAGTCTAAGCTGGATACCGATACCGATGCCGTTGTTTCCCTTAAAATTGGTGAAGTGTCCTATTTAACCAACAACATCATTTCCCTGGATGCACTTATTCAGATGGATTTAGAAAGCCAAAAATATACCTTCCTTGAAAATGAGGCAAGGGTGAACGAACTACCCCTCACCTTCGATGGATTTGTGCAGGTAAATGAGGATAATACCGAAATGGACCTGAGCTTTAAAACGCCATCATCCGATTTTAGAAATTTCCTGGCGGTGATGCCAAGGGAATATGTTAAGGATCTCGAGGGAGTCGCAACCACAGGAGATTTTAGTGTAAAGGGCATGCTGAAGGGTAAAGTGGACGACGATCACATCCCTATGATGGATATTGCTGTAAGGAGTAGCAATGCTTCCTTTAAATATCCAGATCTGCCCAAGGCCGTTCGAAATATAAGTATTGATGCGCAACTTAAAAACGATACCGGACTAGCCGAAGACACCTATCTCAATATAGGCGGACTTACTTTTAAGATCGACGACGAGATTTTTTCGGCGAACGGAAGCATTAGAAATCTCACAAAAAATGCCCTGGTGAACATGGCGATGAAAGGCACGCTGGACCTGTCTAAGATCGACCAGGTACTCCCGGTCGAACTGGATCAGCAGCTTAGCGGCGTTTTCAAAGCAGATGTGAGAACAAATTTCGATATGGCCTCCATCGAGAACGAACAATATCAAAGTATACAAACCTATGGAACGGCGAGCTTGTCTGATTTTTCGTATAAAGATCCCGATTTTAAGAACGAGATAAAGATAGAGACGGTGTCTATGGATCTTTCCCCTGGAAATATTCAGCTGAATGAGATGAAGGGAAGCACCGGAGAAACAGACATTTCGGCAACAGGAACCATACAGAACCTGGTGCCATGGATCATGGCCAAACAAGATCTGAAAGGCCGCTTTAATGTGAAATCGAATACCTTTAACTTAAACGATTTTAAATCGGCCGATACCGAAACCGCCAGCACATCAGGAAAATCGGCAATCACCACCGAAAGCGACGAACAGATCAAGATACCCGATTTTCTGGATGCAACACTGGATTTTACAGCCATGAAAGTGATCTACGACGATATCACCCTGAACAATGCTTCCGGAACCGTGAGTATAAAGGAGGAAACCGCAAATCTTAATAATGTAAAGTCGGATCTTTTTGGCGGGAATGCTGCACTTTCGGGTAATGTATCCACCAGATCGAAAACCCCAACCTTTACTATGGACCTTGATCTTAGTAAGATCAACATATCGGAGTCTTTTCGCAAATTGGAGTTATTGAAATATCTGGCACCTATCGCAAACGCCCTGGACGGCGACCTAAATACCCGTATTCAGCTTAAAGGTGTGCTAAATGACAACCTTACTCCCGATTTGAAATCCCTTGCCGGAAATGCCGCCGCCCAGATCCTCACAGCCGAACTTTCAACCGAAAGGACTCCCGTTCTAGCCAGGTTAGGTGAAAAAGCTCCTTTCCTCCAGTTGGACAAATTGAGTTTAAGAGATTTGTCGACGGCATTTACCTTCAATAACGGAAAAATAGAGGTAAAACCTTTTAGCTTCGATGTAAAAGGAGTTGAAGTTACCGCCTCGGGAAGTCATAGCCTGGATAAAAGTATGTCTTATACCCTCGATATGCAGGTGCCTGCCAGGTATTTGGGAAGCGATGTCACTCAATTACTTTCAAAACTGGATCCGGCAGACGCTAACAATATGACGGTAAATATACCGGTAGGAGTAAGCGGAACCGTGACCTCTCCTAATATTTCTGTTAATATGCAATCTGCTGTTACTCAGCTTACCAATAAGCTGATAGAAAAGCAAAAACAAGAGCTTAAAAACAAGGGTACGGATATCCTGAAAGACTTGTTAGGCGGGGGAAATTCGAATAGTAACACCCAGGGGAATAACAGCGATCCTAAAGATCCCAAGAAAACAGATCCGGTCACTACCGATCCAGAAAAAGTGGTAAAGGGATTGCTGGGAGATCTGCTAAAGGGAACGAAAAAGAAAGATAGCGTGAACAACTAA
- a CDS encoding DUF2797 domain-containing protein: MKYSGVLTKMQTENGSPIQYYLVFENDFLNMNQLLDRAVSISFRKYQCLNCGLDKKIFRMGFCYDCFYLVPQAADWVIRPELSKAHLDVEDRDLEYEKKVQIQPHVVYLANSSSVKVGVTRKSQIPTRWIDQGAHEAIEIVEVPNRYLAGITELALKDHVSDKTNWRAMLKNDIKDEDLADWRSKLEPFIPEEAREYYIANNTETNLEFPVLQYPEKPKSLNLDKTPDFTGVLKGIKGQYLIFEDNTVFNVRSNEGYVVEISVN; this comes from the coding sequence ATGAAATACAGCGGTGTTCTTACGAAGATGCAAACCGAAAACGGATCACCAATTCAATACTATCTGGTCTTTGAAAATGACTTTCTGAATATGAATCAGTTACTGGATAGAGCGGTTTCAATTTCTTTCAGAAAATACCAATGCCTTAACTGTGGCCTTGATAAAAAGATCTTCCGAATGGGCTTTTGCTACGACTGCTTTTACCTGGTTCCCCAGGCAGCAGACTGGGTGATCCGCCCAGAATTGAGCAAGGCGCACCTCGATGTTGAGGACCGGGATCTGGAGTATGAGAAAAAAGTGCAAATTCAACCACACGTTGTTTATTTGGCGAACAGCAGCAGTGTAAAAGTTGGTGTTACGCGTAAAAGTCAGATCCCCACTCGATGGATCGACCAGGGAGCCCACGAAGCCATAGAGATCGTGGAAGTACCAAATCGTTACCTGGCAGGAATTACCGAATTAGCCTTAAAGGATCATGTAAGCGATAAGACGAACTGGCGGGCGATGCTCAAGAACGATATAAAAGACGAGGATCTGGCCGATTGGAGATCTAAGCTGGAACCATTTATTCCGGAGGAAGCCAGAGAATATTATATTGCCAATAATACGGAAACCAACCTCGAGTTTCCTGTATTGCAGTATCCCGAGAAGCCCAAAAGCCTAAATCTTGACAAAACCCCGGATTTTACGGGAGTGCTTAAAGGTATCAAAGGGCAATATCTCATTTTCGAAGACAATACCGTCTTTAATGTGAGAAGTAATGAAGGCTATGTAGTGGAGATCTCGGTGAATTAA
- a CDS encoding class I SAM-dependent methyltransferase, whose product MAISIPDTAFVIACYRANHEAMSCDPFAKLWVKPGLQAWVDEFAAEVSQYDEILHCMRNRYFHKTLNEVLEHDSKLLCINLGAGFSMYPYNLSESMVTIEADFEDVIQFKKNAIANFEAKGLLPARNVIRIECDITRKEDQLRLKSMLDSYKNYKKVIMIEGVFFFLNKDEIVSIIDFCRDILDTGDVLLAESFEDHTKKTEVWNRLKNYFEKELHSSGNATTLPFSFYKNLPGFHLKRKNSTLELAKELRLVPEKLEELEVLNEYCYFLVRE is encoded by the coding sequence ATGGCCATCTCTATTCCCGATACGGCCTTCGTAATCGCCTGCTATCGCGCTAATCATGAAGCAATGAGTTGCGACCCATTTGCAAAACTATGGGTTAAACCCGGCTTGCAGGCATGGGTGGACGAATTTGCCGCCGAAGTTTCACAATATGATGAGATTCTTCATTGTATGAGAAATAGATACTTTCATAAAACCCTAAATGAAGTACTGGAGCACGATTCTAAACTTCTATGTATAAACCTGGGAGCTGGTTTTAGCATGTATCCGTATAATCTTTCTGAAAGTATGGTCACCATCGAGGCCGATTTCGAAGATGTGATCCAATTTAAAAAGAACGCAATTGCCAATTTCGAGGCAAAAGGGTTACTTCCGGCCAGGAACGTGATAAGGATCGAGTGTGATATCACTAGGAAAGAAGACCAGCTGCGGTTAAAATCCATGTTGGATAGCTATAAGAATTACAAAAAGGTGATCATGATAGAAGGGGTTTTCTTCTTCCTGAACAAAGATGAGATTGTATCGATTATTGATTTTTGTCGTGATATCCTGGACACAGGAGATGTGCTGCTTGCCGAATCTTTCGAAGATCACACTAAAAAAACCGAAGTCTGGAATCGACTGAAGAACTATTTTGAGAAAGAGCTGCATTCTTCAGGCAATGCAACCACACTGCCATTTAGCTTTTATAAAAACCTCCCTGGATTTCATTTAAAGCGTAAAAACAGCACCTTGGAACTCGCAAAGGAACTGCGCCTGGTACCCGAGAAGCTCGAAGAATTGGAGGTATTAAACGAATATTGCTATTTCCTCGTTCGGGAGTAA